The sequence below is a genomic window from Candidatus Methylomirabilota bacterium.
GAGCGGGTCTCGGCGCGGGCCAGGAAGCGCTGGAGCCCGGTGATGACGAGCTGGGGCCCGTACTCGCCGTGGGGCGACATGAGATCTTTGCCGTGGATCGCCACGTCCAGCTTCGCCTCGTGGGCCAGCGCCTTCAGCTCCTGCTCGAGGTAGTTCGGCATCCCCTCCTCGACGACCAGCACGTGACGCTTGCCGCGCAGGAATCCGGTCAGCTCCTCCGGCGCCGTCGGGTGCAGCACGTTGAGGACCAGGAGCGGCACGGCCGTGCGCCCGTGGACGTCGGCGAGCCCCAGGGCGTGGAGGCCGCGGACCGTCGTGTTCCAGAGCCCGCCCTGCATCACGATGCCGAGGTGTGCCTCCTCGCCCGGGTGGTGCTCGTTGAGGCGATGCTCGACGATGTAGCGCCGGGCGGCTGGCAGCCGCTTCTCGAACTTCTGCGCCTCCATGGCGTACGTGAAGGGCGGCAGGTTGATCCGCTCGAGGCTGAAGCTCGGCGCCGTGAGCGGCGCCAGCATGCTGATCGGGGGGCGGACGTTGTCGCGGCAGCGGAGGGCACCACGCATGTGACAGGCGCGGATGCGGATCGAAAAGAAGACCGGCTGGTGGCAGGCCTCGCTGAGGCCGAAGCCCTCCTCCACGAAGCGCGCGAACGACGGCAGGCTGTTCCTGGGATCGATGAGCGGCACGCTCGACTTCAGCGCCGAGGAGTGCGTGCGTTCCTGGAGAATGCTGGCGCCTTCCCCATAATCCTCGCCGATGACGATGAGGGCGCCGCCGACGACGCCCGCCGAGGCGACGTGCGAAAGCGCGTCGGAGGCCACGTTGGTCCCGACCACCGACTTCCAGGTGACGGCGCCGCGCAGCGGGTAGTTGATGGACGCCCCCAGCAGCGCCGCGGCGGCGGCCTCGCTCCCCGACTGCTCGAAGTAGATGCCCATCGGCTCGAGCAGCGGCTCGTTGGCGTCGGCCATGACGTCCAGCAGGTGGGAGATGGGCGCCCCCGGATAACCGCCGACGTAGCTGACGCCCGACTCGAGCAGGGCCTTGGTGATGGCCAGGATGCCCTCGCCGCGCAGGATCTGCCCGGCGCCGTACCCGAGCTGCGTGACGTCCTCGGCGAAGCTCCGCTCACCCATGCCTGCACCCCGTGACGACGGCCGTTGGGAGACCCGGCGATTCTGGGGCGATTATACCGGGCGGGCTGGACGGGCGCGCGACACTGATCCCCAGGAGGCCCGGCGGCGATGGCGAGAGCCACGCTCGAGCCCTACCGGACGAAGCGGCGCTTCGAAAAGACGCCTGAGCCCGCGCCGCGGCGGCGGAGCCGGAAGCTCAAGGGAGGCTGGAGCCTCGTCCGCCTCCGTGGCCGCCACTGGCTTCTGACCAAGCGACGCGACCGCTACGCCTCCACCAAGGACATCACGGTGGCGGCCCCGACGTCCGTGCTGACCGGGCGCACGCTCGCGCAGATCGCAGCCGACGAGGGGGGCGACGTCGCCAAGGCGGCCCCCCGATGCTGGCCACGCTGGTGCCGGAACCCTTCCACCGGCCGGGCTGGGTCTACGAGGAGAAGTACGACGGCGTCCGCGCCCTCGCCTACCGCCGCGGCCGGCGGCTGCGCCTCTACTCGCGCAACCTGAAGGACATCACCGCGGAGTTCCCCGAGATCGCGGCGGCCCTGGAGGCGCTCCCGGGCGGTGACTTCGGGCTCGACGGCGAGATCGTCGCGTTCGATCGCCACGGCGTCTCGCGCTTCCAGCTCCTCCAGCGGCGGGCCCTGGGCGAACGGATCCGGCCCCTCTACGCGATCTTCGACGGTCTCGGGCGGGACGGCGTCGGGCTGCTGCGGCGCCCGCTCGCCGAACGCCGCCGCACGCTCGAAGCGATCGTGCCCCCGCGCCGCGGCGTCCTGATGCGCGCGCGCCGGCTGCCGCCCAACGGGCTCACCGCCTACCGCCTCGCGCAGAAGCGGGGCTGGGAGGGCATCGTCGCCAAGGACGACTCCTCTCCCTACGAGCCGGGTCGGCGTTCGCAGAGCTGGCTCAAGGTCAAGTGCCGCAAGGAGGCGGAGTTCGTCATCGGCGGCTTCACGGCTCCCGCCGGGCAGCGCCAGCACTTCGGTGCGCTGCTCGTCGGCCTCTTCGACGGCCCGGCCCTCCGGTTCGCCGGGAAGGTCGGGACGGGATTCTCCGGCCAGACGCTGGCGGATCTTTACGCCCGGATGCAAGCCCTGCGGGCCGAGGAGTCTCCCTTCCGCCCGGCGCCCCGCGAGGCGGGCGCCACCTGGGTCTGCCCGGAGCTCGTCGCGCAAATCGCCTTCGCCGAGTGGACGGCGGACGGCAAGCTTCGCCAGCCGGTCTTCCTCGGCCTTCGCCACGACAAGAAGCCCTCGGAGTGCACCTGGAGCGCGCGTGAGCTCTAGCAGGCTGCGGAAAAACCGGGTGGAAGGAACACGTTTGCGGGTCCCACGGTCTTACGAAGGGCGTCGCACTGCTCCGCTCGCTGCGGCGAGGAGCCGCGCGGACGCGTCTACGCAGCTCTCCCGCTCATCCCGTTGCCTCGCGCCTGATCGGGCTTTCAGGGAGTCTCACTGTGCGTCGCTACCCGCCACAAAACGACATTGG
It includes:
- a CDS encoding indolepyruvate ferredoxin oxidoreductase subunit alpha; the encoded protein is MGERSFAEDVTQLGYGAGQILRGEGILAITKALLESGVSYVGGYPGAPISHLLDVMADANEPLLEPMGIYFEQSGSEAAAAALLGASINYPLRGAVTWKSVVGTNVASDALSHVASAGVVGGALIVIGEDYGEGASILQERTHSSALKSSVPLIDPRNSLPSFARFVEEGFGLSEACHQPVFFSIRIRACHMRGALRCRDNVRPPISMLAPLTAPSFSLERINLPPFTYAMEAQKFEKRLPAARRYIVEHRLNEHHPGEEAHLGIVMQGGLWNTTVRGLHALGLADVHGRTAVPLLVLNVLHPTAPEELTGFLRGKRHVLVVEEGMPNYLEQELKALAHEAKLDVAIHGKDLMSPHGEYGPQLVITGLQRFLARAETRSVGAALLEERYRALFGHQDKVRAALPQPIAKRPPTFCTGCPERPVFSALKILRTKEPAIGDTHVAADIGCHTFSTQAPFNVGNSVLGYGLGLASSSAVAPLFGKRVVSIMGDGGFWHNGLNNGVANAMFNKQDSVLVILDNFYTSATGQHHNPSTGKNARGEPTGMTIPEALRGVGVRWIRTVNSYRIGEMIGTLREALTARYDGLKVIIARGECQLERQRRERPLMRQRAAAGQPVIQPRFGVDPDVCTGDHSCMRLNGCPSLTLRENPDPLRDDPVAHVDQTCVGCGVCGEVAHAAALCPSFYEVRIVRNPTRWQRWLGRVRAAVIGRLATA
- the ligD gene encoding non-homologous end-joining DNA ligase; translation: MLATLVPEPFHRPGWVYEEKYDGVRALAYRRGRRLRLYSRNLKDITAEFPEIAAALEALPGGDFGLDGEIVAFDRHGVSRFQLLQRRALGERIRPLYAIFDGLGRDGVGLLRRPLAERRRTLEAIVPPRRGVLMRARRLPPNGLTAYRLAQKRGWEGIVAKDDSSPYEPGRRSQSWLKVKCRKEAEFVIGGFTAPAGQRQHFGALLVGLFDGPALRFAGKVGTGFSGQTLADLYARMQALRAEESPFRPAPREAGATWVCPELVAQIAFAEWTADGKLRQPVFLGLRHDKKPSECTWSAREL